One segment of Drosophila mauritiana strain mau12 chromosome 3R, ASM438214v1, whole genome shotgun sequence DNA contains the following:
- the LOC117142981 gene encoding beclin 1-associated autophagy-related key regulator, which yields MANSSSSDESCKAPDNFRISSASTNGEDEESDVAGYTTKRRPTAATKELLKDANAKDRSTSTGMGAHMRCPLCHSCSASRFHCRNCVRNGNITHSQAERPESLTEKQQRYINLQAGLKTFSTRYERLIGQHRSNEDRLMAIKAKRKQLELLQQLISGTGQRLLVLGERRDELRRANAEKRKNLPKYPDKVKMLENYVLDRVEKIEKLRETHLGLLDSIKQAARRSIQQLVTYVFPIAEVVLKEEQQRRASVERTEEAETIAALADAKNTSYIRGKWVFHGSGISEVQYRIVGPSLPANGDYTAYLDWLADNKDDVPKATANEITPSRFEAYRIVGALTYTAQLTQLLSFYLNVRLPHKIAYGDFCRKLLNEEQFRRKISRLNSNIMYLAYTQQVKLRALIEQHTLENLLAILDLERSDLGRYGHLDVNNAPLMKSVDSLLIGIETATESESEDENSLRMDWEAVPSLTPQPELADPNLIPAANQQSTIAFVRMAATSVLRWIK from the exons ATGGCAAACAGCTCCAGCTCCGACGAAAGCTGCAAGGCCCCCGACAACTTTCGCATCTCGAGCGCCTCCACAAACGGCGAAGACGAGGAATCAGATGTCGCAGGATACACAACAAAGCGCAGGCCAACGGCAGCGACGAAGGAACTGCTGAAGGATGCGAACGCCAAGGATAGGAGCACCAGCACGGGAATGGGCGCCCATATGCGGTGCCCATTGTGCCACAGCTGCAGCGCAAGCCGATTCCACTGTCGCAATTGCGTCAGAAACGGAAACATTACTCACAGCCAGGCGGAAAGGCCCGAAAG CCTGACGGAGAAACAGCAGCGCTACATCAACCTGCAGGCGGGCCTCAAAACCTTCAGCACGCGCTACGAACGCCTTATCGGGCAGCACCGCTCCAATGAGGATCGCCTGATGGCCATCAAGGCCAAGCGAAAACAACTGGAGCTTCTACAGCAACTAATCTCCGGCACGGGACAGAGACTGCTCGTCCTCGGCGAGCGCCGCGATGAATTGCGTCGCGCCAATGCCGAGAAGCGGAAGAACCTACCCAAATATCCGGACAAAGTCAAGATGCTCGAAAACTACGTGTTGGATCGAGTGGAGAAAATAGAGAAACTCAGGGAGACCCATCTTGGTCTCCTGGACAGCATAAAGCAGGCGGCGCGTCGCAGCATTCAGCAGCTGGTCACCTATGTGTTTCCCATAGCAGAGGTGGTCCTGAAGGAGGAGCAACAGAGGCGGGCCAGTGTGGAGCGCACCGAGGAGGCAGAAACCATAGCGGCGCTGGCCGATGCCAAGAATACATCTTACATACGCGGCAAATGGGTTTTTCATGGCAGTGGGATCAGTGAAGTTCAATACAGGATAGTGGGCCCTTCGTTGCCAGCCAATGGCGACTATACCGCCTACCTGGACTGGCTGGCAGACAACAAGGACGACGTTCCCAAGGCCACGGCCAACGAGATTACACCGAGCAGGTTCGAAGCCTACCGCATTGTGGGCGCCCTTACCTACACGGCGCAGCTGACGCAGTTGCTCAGCTTCTACCTGAACGTGCGGCTGCCACATAAGATCGCTTATGGGGACTTCTGCCGTAAGCTGCTGAACGAGGAGCAGTTCCGGCGCAAAATCTCGCGCCTCAACTCCAATATCATGTATCTGGCCTACACGCAGCAGGTGAAGTTGCGTGCGCTCATCGAACAGCACACGTTGGAAAACCTACTAGCCATCCTTGATCTGGAGCGCAGCGACTTGGGTCGATACGGGCATCTGGATGTGAACAATGCACCACTCATGAAGTCAGTGGACTCCCTACTAATCGGCATCGAGACCGCCACGGAATCGGAGTCAGAGG ACGAAAACTCCCTGCGCATGGACTGGGAGGCAGTGCCAAGCCTGACTCCGCAGCCGGAGCTGGCGGATCCCAATCTGATTCCGGCGGCCAACCAGCAGTCTACCATCGCCTTCGTGCGAATGGCGGCCACATCGGTGCTGCGCTGGATCAAATGA
- the LOC117144529 gene encoding uncharacterized protein LOC117144529 isoform X2, whose translation MLRTRLIQAASSAQRAFSTSQKALAAKQMTVRDALNSALDDELARDDRVFILGEEVAQYDGAYKVSRGLWKKYGDKRVIDTPITEMGFAGIAVGAAMAGLRPVCEFMTWNFSMQAIDHAKILDCAKPPVGDRPLPISHIIESPRSTWLNEINDILHRDRVGELIAPPLDKSKSDKMEAARLIVIRRRKMKKHKLKKLRRKMKFEWAKVRQRREMRKEKAFQAKLISQIKQAEAFSAEQHVAEILRQANETPLPRFWKGRRLPAFIIKQKLGIK comes from the exons ATGCTCCGAACCCGACTCATCCAGGCGGCCAGCTCCGCCCAGCGAGCGTTCTCCACCAGCCAGAAGGCCCTGGCGGCCAAGCAAATGACCGTGCGAGATGCCCTCAACAGCGCATTGGACGATGAGCTGGCCCGCGACGACCGCGTCTTCATCCTGGGCGAGGAAGTGGCCCAGTACGACGGTGCTTACAAG GTTTCCCGTGGACTGTGGAAGAAATACGGCGACAAGCGCGTCATCGACACGCCAATCACAGAGATGGGCTTCGCCGGCATCGCTGTTGGCGCTGCCATGGCCGGTCTGCGTCCCGTGTGCGAGTTCATGACCTGGAATTTCTCCATGCAGGCCATCGATCAC GCAAAGATACTCGATTGCGCCAAGCCGCCAGTCGGCGATCGCCCGCTGCCAATAAGCCACATAATTGAAAGCCCACGCTCAACCTGGCTGAATGAGATCAACGACATCCTGCACAGAGATCGAGTAGGCGAGCTGATTGCGCCGCCGCTGGACAAGAGCAAGTCGGACAAGATGGAGGCGGCACGCCTCATCGTCATCCGGCGGCGCAAGATGAAGAAGCACAAGCTAAAGAAGCTGCGTCGCAAGATGAAGTTCGAGTGGGCCAAGGTGCGCCAGCGCCGCGAGATGCGCAAGGAGAAGGCCTTCCAGGCCAAGCTCATATCCCAGATCAAGCAGGCGGAGGCATTCAGCGCGGAGCAGCACGTGGCGGAGATCCTGCGGCAGGCCAACGAGACGCCGCTGCCGCGTTTCTGGAAGGGACGCCGCCTGCCAGCATTTATCATTAAGCAGAAACTAGGCATTAAGTAA
- the LOC117144529 gene encoding pyruvate dehydrogenase E1 component subunit beta, mitochondrial isoform X1, which translates to MLRTRLIQAASSAQRAFSTSQKALAAKQMTVRDALNSALDDELARDDRVFILGEEVAQYDGAYKVSRGLWKKYGDKRVIDTPITEMGFAGIAVGAAMAGLRPVCEFMTWNFSMQAIDHIINSAAKTFYMSAGAVNVPIVFRGPNGAASGVAAQHSQCFAAWYAHCPGLKVLSPYDAEDARGLLKSAIRDPDPVVFLENELVYGTAFPVADNVADKDFLVPIGKAKIMRPGKDITLVAHSKAVETSLLAAAELAKKGIEAEVINLRSIRPLDTATIFASVRKTHHLVTVENGWPQHGVGAEICARIMEDQTFFELDAPVWRCAGVDVPMPYAKTLEAHALPRVQDLVEATLKVLGGKVGKAAAANK; encoded by the exons ATGCTCCGAACCCGACTCATCCAGGCGGCCAGCTCCGCCCAGCGAGCGTTCTCCACCAGCCAGAAGGCCCTGGCGGCCAAGCAAATGACCGTGCGAGATGCCCTCAACAGCGCATTGGACGATGAGCTGGCCCGCGACGACCGCGTCTTCATCCTGGGCGAGGAAGTGGCCCAGTACGACGGTGCTTACAAG GTTTCCCGTGGACTGTGGAAGAAATACGGCGACAAGCGCGTCATCGACACGCCAATCACAGAGATGGGCTTCGCCGGCATCGCTGTTGGCGCTGCCATGGCCGGTCTGCGTCCCGTGTGCGAGTTCATGACCTGGAATTTCTCCATGCAGGCCATCGATCAC ATCATCAACTCGGCGGCCAAGACCTTCTACATGTCCGCCGGCGCCGTCAATGTGCCCATTGTGTTCCGTGGTCCCAATGGAGCCGCTTCCGGTGTTGCCGCCCAGCACTCCCAGTGCTTCGCCGCCTGGTACGCTCACTGCCCCGGCCTGAAGGTCCTTTCGCCATACGATGCCGAGGATGCCCGTGGACTGTTGAAGTCCGCCATCCGTGATCCCGATCCCGTGGTTTTCCTGGAGAATGAGCTGGTCTACGGCACGGCATTCCCTGTGGCCGATAACGTGGCCGACAAGGACTTCTTGGTGCCCATCGGCAAGGCCAAGATCATGCGGCCGGGCAAGGACATTACCCTGGTGGCGCATTCCAAGGCGGTGGAGACATCGCTTCTGGCAGCTGCTGAGCTGGCCAAGAAGG GTATTGAGGCTGAGGTCATTAACCTGCGCTCCATTCGTCCTCTGGACACGGCGACCATCTTCGCCTCTGTACGAAAGACCCACCATCTGGTGACCGTGGAGAACGGCTGGCCCCAACACG GCGTTGGAGCTGAGATCTGCGCTCGCATAATGGAGGACCAGACCTTCTTTGAGCTGGACGCCCCCGTATGGCGCTGTGCCGGCGTGGATGTGCCCATGCCCTATGCCAAGACGCTGGAGGCGCACGCCCTGCCCCGTGTGCAGGATCTCGTGGAGGCGACTCTTAAGGTTTTGGGTGGCAAGGTGGGCAAGGCCGCTGCGGCCAACAAGTAG